From the genome of Gymnogyps californianus isolate 813 chromosome 4, ASM1813914v2, whole genome shotgun sequence:
GAAGTGAAGCTGGGAGTCTTTAAAAAACTGGGGCATGCTTCTCAAACGTGGGATAGATGTGAACACTGATAGTGgcttcctggctctgctgagccAGCATTTGCAAATAAGTAGTTATAATATAAAGGTATGTGAAGCTACTGGTCCACTGGTCAGCAGGTCAAACCCTGAGGAGTTCCACTATAGATCTTAGAGCTAAAATTGATCATCTCCTGCTGTCCTGCTGTGTCCATGCCAGATCAGCCTGTACCTTATTTCTGCAAGTTCACACTCTGCCTCTCAAACTGCCTTTTTAAAGGAGACTGTCCCCTGTCTTTACCAGCCCATAGTGATTTGTCTCCAGCAGGACAACAGCTATGGCATGTTCTTCACAGGAGAACAGATGCTAACTTTTCTCTAGGATCTCTGAATGACCTTTGATTTTGtccatatttttcaaaagaaacagttcatgaagagagaagagggattttttttcccctacaaatAATCTAGCACCCCCTCTCATGATTGATGCAGATTATGTTGAAAATATCTCTTTGATACATGTGATATAGTGTTCAAGAAGCTCCTTAAGTCATTTGCCCTGCCAGAGTGTTGTTACTTTCAGAATCTCACTTTACATTAAGGCTTTATCTCTAGCAAGTTAAACCTGCTGTAACTAGAGTGCAGTTATCCCCTCTTTCCTTGTGTGGAAACCACCTATCAGCATGTAAATATTAAGACCAGATGATTACaactatttcttttaagaatagAGTATCTGTATTCTGCAAAACGCAGATCAACAGAAGACTGAAGTTTTTGACTCCTTCCTCAAGTTAAGCAGAGTTGCCCTGATCCAATAGAAAGAAGGGAACAGGTAAACAACTGAAACAAGATTGACTCTTGTTCGCTATTTGAGGATCGCATCTCTTAAAAATGATGTTAGCAGGTTCGCACCACAACCCTCAGCTGTACAGTTTGTCACGTGCAACAACATGAGGGAATCTGGGTGAGGATTAATTTGTTATGTGATTCTGTCCAGCCTCCCCCCCAATATTCTGAATTATGTATTTAAAGAGCAGTGTAACAGATACGAAGAGAGAACATTACGTTGAAAGAGCAAGTTCTATGTTAAAGTTTACACCAGATGCATCTCAGTAATCTGGACACATCTTGCAATAAATGGCTCCATTTTGGAAAATAGCATTCTTTACTGGCAAACACTCTTCTGTAAACTGTACTAATACTGATATAGGTGCTGCTTCTTACATTTTTTAGGCTCTGTGCCTGTGGTAGTTTTTCATACAAATTCCTGtatcccttctcctttccctttcaaaCGATTAATCCCTCTCTATGCAGAAAGGCCAGTGTGGGATTTAAATACAGGTTAAAAGAGAGAGGATCTATATTCAGAGGCtaaaggagttaaaaaaatgcacttttcatGAAAATCCCTCTTCACAGAGAACATCTTTCACTGAAAGGCACAAACGATTTCCTTGGATGTTTGGCTTGAGCATCCTTGATTCCAAGGGCACAGCATTTTACAGGATTAAGCTTCACATTATGCAAATTACTATATCAAGACCGATTCACCTCTCCAAGTTGTTTTGTGCCTTCAGGGAGGTATGATCTCATTCAACTGTAGATACTAATCTATTTCCCAGATGGCACACAACCTTGCATTCAAGAACAAAAGGCAGCTCGAATACAGAAGTCCCCCAGGAAATCTGCAAAAACCCACTGAAGATAGGTGGCAGTATCTCCCTGTTCAACTGATTACTTCATCACCTCTTTCACTCCGTTGTGCGGGATACATCCAGGTGCTTTGCAGCTTGCTGGGCTGATGCATCCTTTAACTCAGTCGATATGAGAAGCCCACAACAGTATTTATCCTCCCCCTGCTTTGTTGTGAGGGATATAAAATAGAGGCACTTATGGCAACCGTTTCAGGTAAGCATCAGCAGCTCTAGTTCGAAGTTCAGTCTTTGTGAATACAAGCATGGGACTGCACAGTGAGACTGGGAGGTTCACTCAAAGAGAGAGATGTAATCTGGTTCTTGGTCCTCTTGGCCACACGGGTAAAGCAACAGCTCCTTCCCCAAGGAAGTGATGGGTTCATCCTGTTGATATAGGATATGATtaaacactgcatttcaaaCAGACCCTACCTATCACAACATCACAGGGTGGACAGCAGTCTCCCTGCCTCTGTTGCGGTGTGGACTTGTTCATCCCGCTGTGTGATACAGCTCAGTGCGCCGGGGAACTCAGGGAAGGACCCACACGGCTGACCTCTGTCTTCATAAAACAATGTCTGTGCTCGGTGCAGTAACGCAGTGGCATGACTCTGGCAGTTCTCAGAAAGAGCTGTGCTCGTAGGCAACCGCAGCTTCTATGGCGTGAAATGCTGCCCTGCCTAGAAAGTGCTGGAGCAAGGACTGTGCAGCATGCAGGTAAGCAGGACGGGGTGGTTGTGGACTGTGCTCCTGGCTGTGTTAGTGGGAGGGACAAGGATGGATCCTGGAGTGAGCACATGCCCTCTGCTCAGGCAAGTCTTGTTCTAACAAGGGAATTCCCTGATAGTACAGTCTCTGCTTCCCATCTCGTTCTCCACCCTAGCAGCAGATGCATGGTGGGAACTTGCCTTCTTTCGTGGTCACCCGGTGGGTGATAAGCAGAACACACTAGAGCACTTCAGCAGAGTGGGTTCGCCTTGCCCATGTCTGCTGTAGTGCAGGGGGTCTGTAGGATTCTTTGCAGACTGTGGGCATGGCTCCATCTTTAATATAGATATGCACAGGCAGGCTTTAAGTCCTCTGGCTCTGGTACCAATAGCTGTATAGCTCCTGCTTTCAACAATTTCAGCCTGAACTGTGAAACCCATGCAAGAAGCAAGTTCAGGTAGCCCAGGTAGAGCTCCATATAGCAAATGAACATAGATATTTTCCTTGTGTCCAATTTTGTTTAGCCATGTCTGTATTAGGCTAGGcacttatttaaaagaaacacgGATTTTAAATGAACCTTTAGGCAAAATGATTGTCCTGTCCCTGGGAAGATCTTACAGTAAAGGAATGAACAATCCATCTGGCCCTCCTTAGAGCCCATGTAACTGCAGTCAGTGCTAGTAAACACTGCTGTTATTGTTGCAAGAACCTGCCAACCTTCGTCCTTCCCTTCTATTTTTTATCTTTGCTCAGTGTCACACCTTGCCTGTTTTGAGATTATAAAGATACCTTGTTCTCTTTCATGCTGAAGCTGAAGGCAAGCAGGATTTTCTGCTTACCCAGCTTGCTGGGACCACACAACCATGGAGAGAATCCAAAAAAAGCAGTCTGCATGAGTATGCTGTCATCTCTCACCTTATCAGCATTTCTGCTAAATAGTGTGTAAGTAACTTGAGCCCTGTGTGCAAGGTGTTCTGCACACTTGTGGGGGAGTTAGTCAGGTCTAAGATGTTTGAGATGTGTTAGGTCACCTGAGATGTACCCATCAGGCTGGCATACCCTTCTGGAGCAGAACACAGGATACCCAACAGCAGCTAAAATGGGTCTAGTTACCTACTTTAGAACAACTGAATCTATTCTTTCTTATCTTGAAGTGCCCTGAGGCAATTAAACAAACAGTTAATGAATGCATTGCTAGATGTTCACCTTGTGATAGTCTACAAGGTCAGCCAGTGTTGAATGTTGTAGCTGGTCCACTCCAAGGAAGCTGTAGGAATCACTGGAGGCATCAATGAGGAAGTGTTTACATCCTTCCACAGAGCGATAGGAGAGCACGTAGCCTTTGATTTTCTCGCTGACCCGGACCAGAAAACTCCCCGGTACTGTTTTATTCAGgagctcctctgctttcttaGAGGTTAGGATACctgttcaaaaccaaaacacaaaacagaagggagaaaagaatttGTGCAGGACTGAACGGAACAGTTCTCAcaagaaatctgttttgctgCTCTAAAACCGGTCCATGGCACTTCCATCCCTTGCATTGTTTTCCTGCCCAGTAGCTTAGGAAGAACAGTACCGCCATTGCTATTAACAGACCATGGCCACATGCTAACTGTGCTTTCTGTTAACTGTTCCAGACTTGGCCGATTATGAATGATAAATGTGCAGGGCTCAAAAGGACAGTTTCTGTGTTATGAGAGAGAATGGCATTGCAGTGTCTTGTATGTTGATTTCAGTATAGCAGGGCTGTGCAGACAGTGGTCATAGGTCCTGTCAGAAAGCCATGCAAGCATTGAAAGCCCAGTTACAAGAGGATAACACTTTCATTGCTGCAGTCTCGAATCAAAGGGGTTTCCAAAGCAAGGGAGATGGATGGGATCACGATGACCCATTAGAAACGGGATGGAAAGGTGATGGATGATGAGCACGTATGGAGGGAGAATGACCTGGGACCAAGGATGAGTGGGATGAGGTGTGCCCAAATGTCTCTCACCCTGGTCCAAACAGTTACCAGGGTGACCATGCATCCAGTACAGGGAGGCAGGGGTGGCACAGAGGTACAGGGTATTTTGAAGATCTGGCCTCTGTTCTAACACTTTAGCTTGCCCTTTGTCATAATGCTAAAGGAATGTAAACTACATTCatagatatttaaaatggaaaacctAGCCACCTTCAAAAAGCTCCTGAGCCCAGCCTGTGGCAGCAGCCATGTTAGCAGAAACAACTCCTTAAAGAGTTGGGTTGGGGCAGAAATGCTCAGGACTCACCGTGGAACCAAGGTGCTATCGTGTCGGTGGTTTTCTGATAGCCGGCTCGGAGAGGGAATTGCTCCGCTTTGAACCACTTGATGATGCTTTCTTCGGTAGAATTGGAGATTGTCCTCTGGATTCCCTCTTTCCTGTTAGAAAAGATCGTGGTTTGTGCATCAAGTTCAAACGACACCTTTTGAGTCCTTGACAGGACTTACCTTTTTTCAGGCTGTTAAGAACAGCCCTAAACGGAAGGCTTACACTAGTGCAGGTATCAGCAATATTATATGGTTTTCAGTGGACACCTAGCATAAACGATGTATGCACTCTAGGCTTAGGATGCTCTATTAAATAAACCTGTTACCCACCAGGGGTGAACAAATAAGCCTCATCACACCCTAGGCTGGAACATAGCCTAGGCTCTGCATTTGTCCCTGCGGGACGTCTCCTCCATGCGAGGAGGAGAGCTAACCATTCCTATCTCAATGCTAGAACAGAAGAATCTcatcccttctcccctccacaGTGCACAAGGGTTTCCTTACCTAATCACTCTCCCGTTTGCCATCGCAGGAGGTAGAATTTTAGGCTTGGGGGGGAGAGGCGGATATTGGAGTGGTCGCCGATCTCCTGCTGTGGCACCCTTGGAAATATCTGCCTTCTTCCCCCTGTGGATGCCCTGCAGTGAAAACCTCCTGTAGTCGTCCCTGGCTTGCCGTGCAAGGGAGCGTCTCTTCTCATCTGCTGCCTTGGATTTCCGCACTGGAACAAAAAAGGAGTCCTACAGGAGTGAACAAGCAGGCAAGTTTTAAGCTTGCTGCCCTTTGGCCATCTTCCTGCTTGATGAAGTGGAAGAATAACCTGTTTCACAAGGTGAAAGATGCACTCAATTGTGAGACCATTTGCCACATGTCTCCCATCACTTTTGGGCACCTGCTACTTAACAGGGTCCAGTTTTTATTCCTTCAAGAGATTAAAAATCTGAGTTCTTTCTGAGCCCCAGGTCTCTTTGTACTTAGAGACtactcagttttgttttggatgCTGACTCCTGGTTCAGACATAGATTTCTGTAGTGCCTTTCATGTGAGCCGGCGGGGGGGAGGGTGTATGGaataaaagctgctgaaatgacTCCAAATCAATCCTTTGAAGGATTTGAAAGTGCTGATCATTTTTTGAGGGTGGGAGGGAGTCTTGCTGAAACTGTTATGGAAAGTGGAGAACTTGGCTGGgtattttttttgctgcaaaactGCCTTGATTGTCTAGGCCCAGCTCATCCTGGAGTCTGTAGGAGTAACCAGCTCTCCGGTCGGTCTGAGTTAGGCTAgttctttccttgcttttataatcaacttcagattttttttttaatcggtaagagaaataaaacccctgGCCTGAAGTGGAAACAATTGGTAGTACAGCATTGCCATCTactgagcagcaggagaggaactgggaaaaaaaaatgcatcaggtTCTCCTTCAGGAAGTGTTTGGTAGCAGTGATGGATACGACTGCAAGTCTCATAgtctttgctgttttccttcctgtcaTTGGGATTCATTACATGAGACAGTGCAGCAGGGCTCTGCTTAGGTGGGATCGTGCTTGGACGACAGGGAAGCCCTTTTTAGTTAGTCCCTGTCACCCATTATCCTTGTCCTCAAAAGCAATGGTCACTGCAAAGTCCTACAAAAGGCCAGCTTctagtttaaaattaattatccTGGCTATATTCATGTGGTTCctatttgttgtttgttttaatatagtATCTGTAGGaaaaattttccatttccctgCCCAGCTCTAGTCTCAGTGCTGTGTGaactcagaaatatttctgataatGCCGGGCTGTATTTCTTGGCAGTACTCTCCACCCACCAAACAATTATTCAGTTCCCGTATGGCAGGAGAAGGATTGAGATGACCCCACAGAGCCCTAGGATTTCTCAAACCCCATAGGAAAAGGTCATCCTAAGATCTTACAGGATTCCTGCCACTCAGGCTCATTCTCATCCGATTTCTGCAGTGTCCTCTGGCTCTCCGAGCTGGGGTGGCTCTGTAGTATTGCCTCCTGGGGGGCTGTGGtctcttctgaatttttcctctgtgcttcctTCATCTATGAAAGAAACAGCGTGTTCAGCTTTGTTGCAGGCTAGTTTTAACCCTGCTTTTTAGCTAGCCTTGAAATACTGGGAACTCCATTCTTTATTGTGAATCCCTCTGATTTCAACAACATACAGACCCTCTGTCTTTACTGCAGGTGACAACAGAGGAAGTAAGGGAAAACAGTCTACCAGAAATCATCAGGAGcatttccctgtgctgctccccAGTCTGCCAGCCTGGCCTGCTTTGTATCATCTCCAAATAGTCACACCATACATGAGGAGCATGGCAACGCTGGATAAAACTGATCTAAGAGGTGAGGACGTTCTTGGGTCAGATGAGGCTCTGAGGCTGACTGGGACTCTAGGATAAAGTCTGGGCCCCACTCAATGTGTTAGGAGCATCCTAGGTTGCCACTTACCTGTTGGAAGCCACACTTCCTCATGTGGCAGTCTGCCAGCATCTGGTGAACATCTCTGGTTTCCCTctgggcagaggaaaagagcggtgagaaataaatgcagtgttAGGACCATTGCTCTTTTTTGGAGCAATAGGTGTTTAATGCAGAAGCAGTGATGTGACATTTATGTTAACAAATTTTGCCAGCCTTCTCTGACAaacgttgggtttttttcatcatatTAGGCCTAATATGCCACAGGAAGAAAACTCAGGGGTGTCAGGATTGTCATAAGCACGCCTACATTTGCTGAGCAAGTGCTCCCAGGGAGCagtcccttctctccctccctttaaAGCAAGCCCTGGCAGAACCTGCCGTCCACAGCTTTACCTGCCGGTGCTtgtttgctgctgtggctggggtgCTGCAAACCCCTGCTTGTCAAACTGACCCAACTAGCTGCATATCTCGTGTTCACCCTTCCCTGCAAACCAGTCTAGCTACACTGGCAGCAGTCGCTAGCTGAGACCTGCCTTTGAAGATGAACAGTTAGACTTGTCTTTGAGCAAACACCCACCCACCTCCCCGTTGGAACCAGACTGCCTCCCATGGCACAGTGAGTAATGAGTTAACTGTACTACGCTGCTTACCAAGGacacacttttttttatctCCATCACCTACTTGGCTAATATTTAATATGAACATGGCTTTCCAATTTCCCTTTCCTTGACAGGAAACTAGGAACTTCAAATGTGTGTGAAGTAGCTTGTTTTCTTAGATTAGCCCCTCGTCCCCTGCAGCAGACAAAGCACAATGTCCACATCCCTTAGGTTAAATGGGAACTAGGTCTCGGAGAAAGCACTTTAACGAGGGAGATGAGAAAAAGCCCCTCTCCAGGCCTAGAAAATGCAACAGAGGTCTTCAGTCTGGATCTCTCCTTCTAATAGCAAAAGTCCCAGAAACCTGGGAAAAATTGCTAATAATataatgacagaaaacagaagtaaaatatacAACCTCCTTCTATATCCAAGCGCAAGACTTTGAAagggtttagattttttttggtggtggtgggatttttggtttggggggttttttgcccttttttttttgttagctgTGACTAATAGcttcctttgaaaagaaaaaatctcccACATAGTTGCTCCACTTCAGCAAACAGTGCTAAGAAAAACCCCGTGTGACTCAGAGGCTTTTGATAAAGGAGACAGCCATTCCAAATTCCCTTCAGTATTTTGGTAGCAGCAGGAAAGGCACTTTGCCAAAACCCAACCTTCAGTTATCGTGCTTTTTATACTGAAATACAGAGTAGCTgtataataaaagaatatacacTCGTACAAGTTAGCAGCAAAAGGCTGAATGAAAACTGCTGAATGAGATTGGCCTTCTCCCATTAAATTGGCAGGGTGTTCTGTTCCTTCTGTTCAACTTTGGTTGCATGGGTAGTTAATTTAACTCATCTTTTTCTCAGTTCTCTGCAAATGGCTTTTTGTAGCCAGTTAAAAAGTAGAAATGTATTTACGgctggagaaaaatatttctgtaatgaaacaCCACAGCAAAGCAGACGCTGTAGTTACTGCATTTGGAGTTGTCTTGGGCTGTCAAGGTCATAAGCTATTTTCTAACTATTTTagaaggccaaaaaaaaaaaaaagaagaacctAAAATATGCATGTCAGAGGATGCTGGTAAAATTATCTTCATCTGTTGTTTTATACAAGTAGATGATTTGTCTGAGGGCTGTGGCCTTGCATCTATAGATTCGGGGATAGCCTCCTCGGTCTTGCCCCAAAAGCCATCAAAACCAGccacagagcaggagaggaaatacTGTGACCCTTGCTTTACCCAGAGAGAATGGAAGCAAAGGAATGCAGAGTAACTTATCCGTCGGTACAGAGCAGATCTATCCCAGCTGAGAATAGCGCTCGGACCTCCTGAGTCCTAAGTAAGGATGTAACAGCACGGTTTCTTCTCTGACTACAGAAGAAAAGCCGTAACAGTtagctggctttttttcttcttcaaatttCAATTTACAGCAACCAGGATTTGCTGCACTTCCTAGATCTCAAAGCACATGTTTCTGATAGTTAtggagaaaagggggaaaactACCTTTGTGAGGTCCTGGCTTTTCCCTGTtgtagcagcagcagtttttctcccaccttccttcttttcctccacaGTGCTTTTTTTATTCCCATGAAGATCTGTCTCACCCAGGCCTCCTGGTTGTGGATGT
Proteins encoded in this window:
- the SH2D4A gene encoding SH2 domain-containing protein 4A, which gives rise to MLKQILSDMYIDPDLLAELSEEQKQILFFKMRQEQIRRWEEREAAADKASAKKPLPRKANGKSVTWKLGADNDVWVWVMGEHPSDKSYTAICEEIQAQRAKRLAREQGKEGRETDSSATRSLHPQPGGLGETDLHGNKKSTVEEKKEGGRKTAAATTGKSQDLTKRETRDVHQMLADCHMRKCGFQQMKEAQRKNSEETTAPQEAILQSHPSSESQRTLQKSDENEPEWQESLRKSKAADEKRRSLARQARDDYRRFSLQGIHRGKKADISKGATAGDRRPLQYPPLPPKPKILPPAMANGRVIRKEGIQRTISNSTEESIIKWFKAEQFPLRAGYQKTTDTIAPWFHGILTSKKAEELLNKTVPGSFLVRVSEKIKGYVLSYRSVEGCKHFLIDASSDSYSFLGVDQLQHSTLADLVDYHKDEPITSLGKELLLYPCGQEDQEPDYISLFE